The bacterium nucleotide sequence ATAGGCGCCCAGGCGCATCGTGCCCCCCATCTGCACCATGCCCTTCTGCTCCTCCATCAGGCAGATCACGGGTGCCGCGCACTGGGGATCGAACTCCGTGCTGTCGGCGCCGGGCAGGCCGGCGACATGGCGCGCGTACTCGACCACCGCCGCCTGCAGGCCCAGGCAGATGCCGAGGAAGGGCAGGCCGCGCTCGCGCGCCCAGCGGATGGCCGCGATCTTGCCCTCGACGCCGCGATGGCCGAAGCCGCCGGGCACGAGCAGGCCGTCCAGCGGCTCGAGCGCGGCGGCCGCGCCTGCCGCGTCGAGGCGCTCGCTGTCGATCCAGTGGATCGCGACGCGCACGCCGTTCGCCTCGCCCGCGTGGGCGAAGGACTCGATGATGCTCTTGTAGCTGTCGAGATGGTCGACGTACTTGCCGGCGACGCCGATGTGCACGTCGCGCACGCTGCTGCGACTGCCGGCGACGAAGCGCTCCCACTCGGAGAGGTCGGGCTCGGGGGCGTCCAGGCCGAGCAGTTCGACGGCGCGGCGGTCGAGACCCTCGGCGTGCAGGCGCAGCGGCACCTCGTAGATCGAATCCACGTCGCGCGCCTCGATGACGTCCCGCGCGGCCACGTTGCAGAAGAGGCCGATCTTCTCCTTCACCTCCGCCGAGAGCGGGCGTTCCGTCCTGCAGACGAGCAGGTCGGGCTGGATGCCGATCTCGCGCAGATCCTTGACGCTGTGCTGCGTGGGCTTGGTCTTGATCTCGCGCGCGGCGCTGATGTAGGGCACCAGGGTCAGGTGCACGTAGAGGCAGTTCTCGCGGCCCTTGTCGAAGACGAACTGGCGGGCGGCCTCCAGGAAGGGCAGGCTCTCGATGTCGCCCACCGTGCCGCCGATCTCGGTGATCACCACGTCCAGCTCGGGGTCGCGCTCGGCCAGGGTCAGCACGCGGCCCTTGATCTCGTTCGTCACGTGCGGCACGACCTGCACCGTGCGGCCGAGGAAGTCGCCGCGGCGCTCCTTGGTGAGGATGGCGTCGTAGACCTGCCCGGCGGTGACGTTGTTCGGCCGGCCGAGGCTCTGGTCGAGGAAGCGCTCGTAGTGGCCGAGATCGAGGTCGGTCTCGGCGCCGTCGTCGGTGACGAAGACCTCGCCGTGCTGGAAGGGGCTCATCGTCCCCGGGTCGACGTTCAGATAGGGATCGAACTTGAGCATCGACACGCGCAGGCCGCGCTGCTTCAGGAGCAAACCGAGCGAGGAGGCGGCGATGCCCTTGCCGAGCGAGGAAACGACACCACCCATCACGAAGATGTACTTGGTCTTGTGCGCGCGAATCACGGCCGCTCCCCCTGCTGCAACAAAAAACCGGGCGCTGGGCCCGGAACT carries:
- a CDS encoding CTP synthase; translated protein: MGGVVSSLGKGIAASSLGLLLKQRGLRVSMLKFDPYLNVDPGTMSPFQHGEVFVTDDGAETDLDLGHYERFLDQSLGRPNNVTAGQVYDAILTKERRGDFLGRTVQVVPHVTNEIKGRVLTLAERDPELDVVITEIGGTVGDIESLPFLEAARQFVFDKGRENCLYVHLTLVPYISAAREIKTKPTQHSVKDLREIGIQPDLLVCRTERPLSAEVKEKIGLFCNVAARDVIEARDVDSIYEVPLRLHAEGLDRRAVELLGLDAPEPDLSEWERFVAGSRSSVRDVHIGVAGKYVDHLDSYKSIIESFAHAGEANGVRVAIHWIDSERLDAAGAAAALEPLDGLLVPGGFGHRGVEGKIAAIRWARERGLPFLGICLGLQAAVVEYARHVAGLPGADSTEFDPQCAAPVICLMEEQKGMVQMGGTMRLGAY